In a single window of the Cucumis melo cultivar AY chromosome 11, USDA_Cmelo_AY_1.0, whole genome shotgun sequence genome:
- the LOC103497289 gene encoding pentatricopeptide repeat-containing protein MRL1, chloroplastic, whose protein sequence is MEVFFSSNPQSLTFNPCLPLNSPSSFSYSRLRFVRRQFLGSSHNLRPPDALRSRRRCRNLGLFVQSPRCILRASLSSNPVLIVVAVVTFSAVSFIYMNLNRRKKNAVERSRSPKLALSQLGRGINWSVDGHVMGFRDHHGEFLEQNIAVKDRAEEKSYSGEEETVLQLQKSGLSHEASVNETLPPSVSEVTTSKDSDSLFSDESEATDPSLLSAIFESGVLQPLIFANEMTDLRLNGSHVKSHSELPVVVDTTELPPVTGPLYSVYDQVTQHLKEDGELLNEEELSSSNFQIEEPAREDIYMFYQDTESSNQTETSSRTSHLNNKKFSSLMVNGVSRVAELVLEDSLPVAGYVQRKVPDVRYKEGSSGNRKKSGGNNISGHGERKEPSLHKGKVVNGVTHPNGKHVHYKNLHVDQYKSYNQCLKGGRLHDCIRILQDMETEGILDMNKIYHGKFFNICKSKKAVQEAFQYTALIQNPTLSTFNMLMSVCASRQDSERAFQVVRLVQEAGMKADCKLYTTLISTCGKSGKVDAMFEVFHRMVNAGVEPNVHTYGALIDGCARAGQVAKAFGVYGIMRSKNVKPDRVVFNALITACGQSGAVDRAFDVLAEMGAELHPIEPDHITIGALMKACANAGQVDRAIEVYKMIHDYKIKGTPEVYTIAVNCCSQSCDWDFASNVYQDMTRKGVQPDEIFLSALIDVAGHAGKLDAAFEILGEAKTLGIRVGIVSYSSLMGACSNAKNWQKALALYEDLKSMKLRLTVSTVNALITALCDGEQLQMAMDILTEMKELGLSPNNITYSILTAASERNNDLEIALMLLSQAKEDGIVPTLTMYRCIIGMCLRRIAEPTSLDRPLMSLDSKLPQVDNKWTAQALMVYREIIEAGIVPSIDVLSQVLGCLQIPHDSALKSRLIENIGVSADSSRSSNLCSLIDGFGEYDPRAFSLLEEAASLGVATFVFPKGNPIVVDAKELQIHTAEVYLLTVLKGLKHRLAAGSRLPNIMILLPNETTQILSPKGERTINLSGRVGQAVAALLRRLGLPYLGNESSGKIRINGLALRRWLQPKLSDSLSGKPGEFGTFQSRLRKGISHQQRNIRIGNLSLD, encoded by the exons ATGGAGGTCTTCTTCTCTTCCAACCCTCAATCACTCACCTTCAATCCATGTCTTCCTCTCAATTCTCCTTCCTCCTTCTCCTACTCTCGCCTCCGCTTCGTCCGCCGTCAATTCCTTGGCTCTTCTCACAATCTCCGCCCTCCCGATGCCCTGCGCTCTCGTCGAAGGTGCCGGAACCTTGGCCTCTTTGTTCAATCTCCGAGGTGCATTCTCCGAGCATCCTTAAGTTCCAATCCGGTTCTCATCGTTGTTGCTGTCGTTACTTTCTCTGCTGTATCCTTCATCTACATGAATTTAAATAGAAGGAAAAAGAATGCGGTTGAG CGTTCCCGATCTCCAAAGCTTGCATTATCTCAACTAGGTAGAGGCATCAACTGGTCTGTTGATGGTCATGTAATGGGCTTTAGAGATCACCATGGCGAATTTTTAGAGCAGAACATTGCCGTAAAGGATAGAGCTGAGGAGAAGAGTTATTCTGGGGAAGAGGAGACTGTTCTGCAGCTTCAAAAATCTGGCCTCTCACATGAGGCCAGCGTCAATGAGACATTGCCGCCTTCTGTTTCTGAGGTTACTACTTCTAAGGATAGTGATTCTCTGTTTTCAGATGAAAGTGAAGCAACAGATCCTTCTCTTCTTTCTGCTATATTCGAATCAGGCGTTCTGCAGCCTCTTATTTTTGCCAATGAAATGACTGACTTACGACTGAATGGATCTCATGTCAAATCCCACTCTGAATTGCCTGTTGTGGTCGATACAACTGAGCTTCCACCTGTTACTGGTCCTTTATATAGTGTGTATGATCAAGTGACTCAACATTTAAAAGAAGATGGTGAGCTTCTAAACGAGGAAGAATTAAGTAGTTCCAACTTTCAAATTGAAGAACCGGCTAGAGAAGATATTTACATGTTCTACCAAGATACAGAGTCAAGTAATCAAACAGAAACTTCTTCCCGTACTTCTCAtctaaacaataaaaaattttCTTCACTGATGGTTAACGGTGTCTCCAGAGTGGCAGAATTAGTGTTAGAGGATTCTCTTCCAGTTGCAG GGTATGTTCAAAGAAAAGTACCTGATGTAAGATATAAGGAAGGTTCTTCAGGAAACAGAAAAAAATCTGGTGGCAACAATATTTCAGGACATGGGGAAAGAAAAGAACCCAGCCTGCATAAAGGAAAAGTTGTGAATGGGGTAACCCATCCAAATGGGAAGCATGTACATTACAAAAATCTTCATGTAGATCAATATAAATCATATAATCAATGCCTGAAAGGTGGAAG GCTGCATGACTGCATCAGAATACTTCAAGATATGGAAACAGAAGGGATATTGGATATGAATAAG ATTTATCATGGGAAGTTTTTCAATATTTGCAAGAGTAAAAAGGCTGTTCAGGAAGCTTTTCAGTACACCGCACTTATTCAAAACCCCACATTGAGTACGTTCAATATgctcatgtctgtatgtgcaagtCGTCAAGATTCTGAAA GAGCTTTCCAAGTTGTGCGGCTTGTCCAGGAGGCTGGAATGAAAGCAGATTGCAAACTGTACACTACTTTAATCTCAACATGTGGCAAAAGTGGAAAAGTGGATGCAATGTTTGAA GTATTCCACCGAATGGTTAATGCTGGTGTGGAACCTAACGTTCACACATATGGGGCACTTATTGATGGTTGTGCAAGAGCAGGTCAAGTGGCAAAGGCATTTGGCGTGTATGGAATAATGAGGTCAAAG AACGTGAAGCCAGACAGAGTTGTATTCAATGCACTTATCACTGCATGTGGTCAGTCAGGCGCGGTGGATCGTGCTTTTGACGTGCTTGCAGAAATGGGGGCCGAGTTACATCCTATAGAGCCGGATCATATTACAATTGGTGCTTTGATGAAGGCATGTGCAAATGCTGGTCAG GTTGATCGAGCAATAGAAGTGTACAAGATGATCCATGATTATAAGATTAAGGGCACACCAGAGGTTTACACCATTGCTGTTAATTGTTGCAGTCAATCTTGTGATTGGGACTTTGCTTCCAATGTATATCAAGATATGACCAGGAAAGGAGTGCAACCTGATGAG ATTTTTCTCAGTGCATTAATAGATGTTGCAGGCCATGCTGGTAAGCTGGATGCTGCCTTTGAAATCTTAGGAGAAGCCAAGACACTAGGGATACGTGTTGGCATTGTGTCATATAGTTCTTTGATGGGTGCCTGTAGCAAT GCTAAAAACTGGCAGAAGGCGTTGGCACTGTATGAGGATCTCAAGTCTATGAAATTGAGGCTAACTGTATCAACTGTAAACGCACTGATAACTGCACTGT GTGATGGGGAACAACTACAAATGGCTATGGATATTCTAACTGAAATGAAGGAATTAGGACTCTCCCCGAACAATATTACATACTCCATACTTACGGCAGCGAGTGAAAG GAATAATGATTTAGAAATTGCCCTGATGCTCCTCTCTCAAGCCAAAGAGGATGGGATTGTGCCAACCTTAACGATGTATAGGTGCATAATTG GCATGTGCTTACGAAGAATTGCAGAGCCCACTTCCCTTGATAGACCACTCATGTCACTGGACTCTAAACTGCCTCAAGTCGATAATAAGTG GACAGCACAGGCCTTAATGGTGTACCGGGAAATAATTGAAGCCGGAATTGTTCCAAGCATTGACGTTTTATCTCAAGTTTTGGGGTGCTTGCAGATTCCTCATGATTCCGCCTTAAAAAGTAGACTCATAGAAAACATAGGAGTAAGTGCTGACTCATCAAGATCTTCAAATCTCTGCTCCTTGATAGATGGCTTTGGTGAATATGACCCTCGCGCATTTTCACTGTTGGAG GAAGCTGCTTCACTTGGAGTTGCTACGTTTGTGTTCCCAAAAGGAAATCCTATTGTTGTAGATGCCAAGGAGTTGCAGATTCATACAGCTGAG GTTTACCTCTTGACAGTTTTGAAAGGTCTCAAACATCGGCTTGCCGCTG GTTCAAGGTTACCAAACATAATGATCTTACTGCCGAATGAGACAACGCAAATTCTCTCTCCAAAGGGGGAGAGGACCATTAACCTTTCGGGAAG GGTTGGACAAGCAGTTGCGGCATTGTTGAGAAGACTTGGGCTTCCTTACCTGGGGAATGAATCAAGTGGAAAAATCAGAATCAATGGTTTGGCCTTGAGAAGATGGTTACAACCGAAACTTTCCGATTCTCTAAGTGGAAAACCAGGAGAGTTCGGCACGTTTCAGTCACGTCTAAGAAAAGGAATAAGCCACCAGCAGCGTAATATTCGCATTGGGAACCTATCATTGGATTAA